The Pseudoalteromonas arctica A 37-1-2 genome includes a region encoding these proteins:
- a CDS encoding TonB-dependent receptor, translating into MKTFKYSLITLACLNANMAFAQNTQVDADIERISVYEKQNRVVMSSGLATKSDMSLMETPAPVVIIDRELIESQGVDSLQDLVRNVSGLTQAGNNYGIGDNLVIRGLDANYTYDGMYGGAGLGNTFNPTRSLTNVESVEVLKGPATGLYGIGSAGGVINLIEKKPEFEEKHKVSAELGQWDSYSLSFDSTNAITDDLAYRVMAKTASSDGFRDLKEDRDEIYTSLKYVLNDRQNIMLSAAYIKDEIAVDSIGHPIRIYNAETANGLSAGEVTGADLVNDPTGSGVQLSDAQRDQLANSLSSSDGLTPYSFGTNGIISPMADANEGEELRFKLTHNYYITDDLFLNQQLQYRNYTSSFARQTGAYNYVYSTRDGIINNDPRAPLVEDGVLYPYAARRQEYRQVEADEKSWQYFLDLRYDFMLGDVDNELLVNANYEDRDIRFKQFSIWDQDYVLTNDAGDVTYQGSLPYIYDIREPNWPSGNFDDFDPLKTSDYNKKVQAWGLGIQHVGYLTEELTTRIGVAYNRIEQTYEHFGVDERYSSSRAEPTPEASTSDSGLTYNLGATYQPSEDLSVFVNHSKGRTAYSVLGSVAGNEADREDSESMSNDLGFRFKAFDDQLLASVVIFESSRTNLEYANPLYDALTSGSNVPESYYDGKEETTGIELDLNAYLNDKWKVNVNGIYQDARDKSNPNSSSYDTRQKGVPYVTASTWVTYYADMFNLPEAVNISGGITFVDNRSTNSSSFSIPDGYVPSYTTYDTAVSYTTDKWHMQLNLNNLFNKKYYSKAMFLGGMPGEERNAKLSFSYTL; encoded by the coding sequence ATGAAAACGTTTAAGTACTCTCTTATTACTCTTGCTTGTTTAAATGCAAATATGGCATTTGCCCAAAATACACAAGTTGATGCTGATATTGAACGCATCAGCGTATACGAAAAACAAAACCGCGTGGTGATGAGCTCAGGTCTTGCTACTAAATCAGACATGTCTTTAATGGAAACACCTGCACCGGTTGTAATTATTGACCGTGAACTTATTGAATCTCAAGGTGTAGATAGCCTACAAGATTTAGTTAGAAACGTAAGTGGTTTAACACAAGCAGGTAATAACTACGGTATTGGTGATAACTTAGTAATTCGTGGTTTAGATGCAAACTACACCTACGATGGTATGTATGGTGGTGCAGGCCTGGGTAATACATTTAACCCAACTCGTTCACTTACAAATGTTGAATCTGTTGAGGTTTTAAAAGGCCCAGCAACAGGTTTATATGGCATTGGTAGTGCGGGTGGCGTAATTAACCTAATAGAGAAAAAGCCAGAGTTTGAAGAGAAACACAAAGTATCGGCTGAGCTTGGCCAGTGGGATAGCTATTCATTATCGTTTGATAGCACTAACGCTATAACAGATGATTTAGCTTATCGTGTAATGGCTAAAACAGCGTCAAGTGACGGCTTTCGCGATTTAAAAGAAGATCGCGACGAAATTTATACCTCGCTTAAATACGTGCTAAACGACAGACAAAACATCATGCTTTCTGCAGCATATATAAAAGATGAAATAGCGGTTGATTCTATTGGTCACCCTATTCGTATTTACAATGCAGAAACTGCAAATGGTTTAAGCGCGGGTGAAGTAACCGGTGCCGATTTAGTAAACGATCCGACAGGAAGCGGCGTACAGTTAAGTGATGCACAACGCGACCAACTTGCTAATTCGCTATCTTCATCTGATGGATTAACACCTTATAGCTTTGGCACAAATGGTATTATTTCACCAATGGCTGATGCTAACGAAGGTGAAGAACTGCGTTTTAAATTAACGCATAACTATTACATTACTGACGATTTGTTTTTAAACCAGCAGCTACAGTACCGTAACTACACATCAAGTTTTGCACGCCAAACAGGTGCTTATAACTACGTTTACTCTACTCGTGATGGAATTATAAATAATGACCCACGTGCTCCGTTAGTTGAAGACGGTGTACTTTACCCGTATGCAGCACGCCGCCAAGAATACCGCCAAGTAGAAGCAGATGAAAAATCATGGCAGTACTTTTTAGATTTACGTTATGACTTTATGTTAGGCGACGTAGATAACGAATTGCTTGTTAACGCAAACTACGAAGATAGAGATATTCGTTTTAAACAATTCTCAATATGGGATCAAGATTACGTACTCACAAACGATGCTGGTGATGTAACGTACCAAGGTTCATTGCCGTATATTTACGATATAAGAGAACCAAATTGGCCATCTGGCAACTTTGATGACTTCGATCCACTTAAAACCAGCGACTACAATAAAAAAGTACAAGCATGGGGCTTAGGCATTCAACATGTTGGTTATCTTACTGAAGAGCTTACAACGCGTATTGGTGTAGCATATAACCGAATTGAGCAAACTTACGAGCACTTTGGTGTAGATGAGCGCTATAGCTCAAGCCGCGCAGAGCCAACACCTGAAGCGAGTACATCAGATTCTGGCTTAACGTATAACCTAGGTGCAACGTATCAGCCATCTGAAGATTTATCTGTATTTGTAAATCATTCAAAAGGCCGTACAGCGTATAGTGTATTAGGCTCTGTGGCGGGTAATGAAGCAGACAGAGAAGATTCTGAATCAATGAGTAACGATTTAGGTTTTAGATTTAAAGCGTTTGATGATCAGCTACTAGCTTCTGTTGTTATATTCGAAAGCTCTCGTACTAATTTAGAATACGCAAATCCGCTTTATGACGCTTTAACATCAGGCTCAAATGTACCTGAAAGCTATTATGATGGTAAAGAAGAAACAACAGGTATTGAACTTGATTTAAACGCTTACTTAAATGATAAATGGAAAGTAAACGTAAACGGTATTTATCAAGATGCACGTGACAAAAGTAATCCGAATAGCAGCAGTTACGACACACGCCAAAAAGGTGTGCCTTACGTAACAGCAAGCACGTGGGTAACTTATTACGCAGATATGTTTAACTTACCTGAAGCTGTAAATATAAGTGGTGGTATTACATTTGTAGATAACAGAAGTACTAATTCAAGTTCATTC
- a CDS encoding Xaa-Pro dipeptidase: MKKQLLSTSIALLCLTTFNAHAVTYLSANAMVNVEDGTLIKLPLITIDDGVITNIEQNKKPTLTKDDKHIQLLDLTLMPGLMDMHVHLTSDPTVPRSERLGQSVPRMAIKAAHFAKRTLEAGFTTVRNVGAEGYSVIAVRDGINAGDIVGPRIWAAGPSLGITGGHCDNNRLPPELKYTSSGVADGPWAARIKVRENIKYGANAIKFCATGGVFSKGTKVGAQQYSFEEMKAIVDEAHMRDLPVAAHAHGTSGIKTAIKAGVDSVEHASFLDDEAIALAKEHGTWLSMDIYNTEYTLTYGEQNGVDEENLNKERQVSKRQRDSFSRAVKAGVKMVFGTDAAIYPHGNNAKQFSRMVKFGMTELQAIQASTINSAKLLKMDTQLGQIKTGFAADIIAVKANPLKNIKTLESVSFVMKAGVVYKNQL, encoded by the coding sequence ATGAAAAAACAACTACTCAGCACCTCTATAGCCTTACTGTGTTTAACTACTTTTAATGCCCATGCCGTTACATACCTATCGGCTAACGCCATGGTTAATGTGGAAGATGGCACGCTCATTAAATTGCCCTTGATTACTATTGATGATGGCGTAATTACAAACATTGAACAAAATAAAAAACCAACGCTGACTAAAGATGATAAACATATTCAACTACTTGATTTAACCCTTATGCCAGGTTTAATGGATATGCATGTGCATTTAACAAGCGACCCTACGGTTCCACGCAGTGAACGTTTAGGCCAGTCAGTTCCTAGAATGGCAATTAAAGCGGCTCATTTTGCTAAAAGAACCTTAGAAGCCGGATTTACAACAGTTCGTAATGTTGGCGCTGAAGGTTACAGCGTTATAGCAGTGCGTGACGGCATAAATGCGGGTGACATAGTTGGCCCTCGTATTTGGGCTGCGGGGCCATCACTCGGAATTACCGGCGGGCACTGTGATAACAACCGATTACCTCCTGAGCTTAAATATACTTCAAGTGGCGTTGCAGACGGTCCATGGGCTGCGCGTATAAAAGTACGCGAAAACATTAAATACGGGGCAAACGCTATTAAGTTTTGCGCCACAGGTGGAGTATTTTCAAAAGGGACTAAAGTAGGTGCACAGCAGTATTCTTTTGAAGAAATGAAAGCCATCGTTGATGAAGCCCATATGCGAGATTTACCTGTTGCAGCTCATGCACACGGTACAAGCGGGATTAAAACAGCCATTAAAGCAGGTGTTGATAGCGTAGAGCACGCCAGCTTTTTAGATGACGAGGCCATAGCCCTTGCCAAAGAGCATGGAACTTGGCTTTCTATGGATATTTATAACACCGAATACACGCTAACTTATGGCGAGCAAAATGGTGTTGACGAAGAAAATCTAAATAAAGAACGCCAAGTATCAAAAAGGCAACGTGATAGCTTTAGCCGTGCTGTAAAAGCGGGTGTGAAAATGGTCTTTGGAACGGATGCAGCAATTTACCCGCACGGAAATAATGCAAAACAGTTTAGCCGAATGGTTAAATTTGGCATGACAGAGCTACAAGCCATTCAAGCATCAACTATTAATAGCGCTAAGTTATTAAAAATGGATACTCAGTTAGGACAAATTAAAACCGGATTTGCAGCTGATATAATTGCTGTAAAAGCAAACCCTCTTAAAAACATTAAAACCTTAGAGTCAGTATCCTTCGTAATGAAAGCAGGTGTTGTTTATAAAAACCAATTGTAA
- a CDS encoding DUF885 domain-containing protein: MKSIKLALVASGVMFALSGCMNTELSTHTNTSAQLNTVNASAGIVSELSAEQQLDVLVAQYYDESLTYSPISATYNGRNELNDQFTPVISKENRAKKAAFYKKYQQRLNFIDKAQLTGQSLLSFEILERDLALKLEGMQFPDYLLPINQMAGAHNTFAGFGSGQSAQPFNSVEDYTAFITRSEGFVKWLASVERSMAQGIKLGITLPKPLAEKLQPQFAAHVVKNAEDSLFWGPIKKLPESFSAQQKQKVTAQYRQLIMQHLVPAYKSMSDFLANQYIANSRESVGYSDLPNGKAWYEYQIKKNTTLSLSADEIHDIGLSEVSRILSEMKKVKETVGFKGELSEFFDHLRDSDEFYYDTPEELIAAYENVKKKIDARLPLLFNIAPKAPYVVKAVEAYRAQSAAGASYASPAPDGSRPGIFYINAYNLKAQPKFLLETLSIHEAAPGHHFQIALQQEIEGLPDFRKFGGYTVFAEGWALYAESLGKELGLFTDPYMWYGRLSDEQLRAMRLVLDTGFHAKGWTRQQGIDYMLANSSMAKSDVIAEVERYIAWPGQALSYKLGQFKIQELRDFSKKELGNKFDIKAFHTQILIDGALPMPILEEKIKRWVKSQS, from the coding sequence ATGAAATCAATTAAATTAGCATTAGTTGCCAGTGGCGTTATGTTTGCTTTAAGTGGCTGTATGAATACTGAGCTTAGTACACACACTAATACCAGTGCGCAGTTAAACACCGTTAACGCATCGGCAGGTATTGTTTCAGAGCTTTCGGCAGAGCAACAGCTCGATGTACTTGTCGCGCAGTATTACGATGAATCGCTTACATATAGCCCCATCAGCGCAACGTATAATGGTCGTAACGAGCTTAACGATCAATTTACGCCTGTGATTTCAAAAGAAAATAGAGCTAAAAAAGCGGCTTTTTATAAAAAATATCAACAGCGTTTAAACTTTATAGATAAAGCACAGTTAACAGGGCAGTCGCTTTTAAGTTTTGAAATATTAGAGCGCGACCTTGCACTTAAATTAGAAGGCATGCAGTTTCCTGATTATTTACTACCAATTAACCAAATGGCGGGTGCGCATAACACCTTTGCAGGTTTTGGTTCAGGTCAAAGTGCTCAGCCGTTTAATAGCGTTGAAGATTACACGGCTTTTATCACGCGCAGCGAAGGTTTTGTAAAGTGGCTAGCTAGTGTAGAGCGCTCAATGGCACAAGGCATTAAACTAGGTATTACGTTACCAAAACCACTTGCTGAAAAACTGCAGCCACAATTTGCAGCTCATGTAGTTAAAAATGCCGAAGATTCACTGTTTTGGGGACCAATTAAAAAATTACCAGAATCGTTTAGCGCACAGCAAAAGCAAAAAGTTACAGCACAGTATCGTCAATTGATTATGCAGCACTTAGTACCGGCTTATAAAAGCATGAGTGACTTTCTAGCTAATCAGTATATTGCAAATAGCCGAGAAAGCGTTGGTTATAGTGACTTACCAAACGGTAAAGCATGGTACGAATACCAAATTAAGAAAAACACGACGCTTAGCTTATCTGCAGATGAAATTCATGACATTGGTTTAAGTGAAGTGTCGCGTATTTTAAGCGAAATGAAAAAAGTAAAAGAAACCGTGGGCTTTAAAGGTGAGTTATCAGAATTTTTTGACCATTTACGCGATTCAGATGAATTTTACTACGACACGCCCGAGGAGTTAATTGCGGCATATGAAAACGTTAAGAAAAAAATAGACGCACGTTTGCCTCTGCTTTTTAACATCGCACCCAAAGCACCTTACGTTGTAAAAGCTGTTGAAGCATACAGAGCGCAGTCTGCAGCTGGTGCATCATACGCATCTCCGGCGCCTGATGGCTCTCGCCCTGGTATTTTTTATATCAATGCTTATAACTTGAAAGCGCAGCCTAAATTTTTACTCGAAACTTTATCGATTCACGAAGCAGCCCCGGGCCATCACTTTCAAATAGCACTTCAGCAAGAAATAGAGGGCTTACCTGATTTTCGCAAATTTGGTGGTTACACTGTGTTTGCAGAAGGTTGGGCGCTTTATGCAGAAAGCTTAGGCAAAGAGCTAGGTTTATTTACCGACCCTTATATGTGGTACGGACGTTTATCGGATGAGCAATTACGCGCTATGCGTTTAGTGCTTGATACTGGTTTTCATGCAAAAGGGTGGACGCGTCAACAAGGTATAGACTACATGCTTGCAAATTCGTCTATGGCTAAAAGTGATGTAATTGCTGAAGTAGAGCGCTATATAGCATGGCCAGGCCAAGCGCTTTCTTACAAGTTAGGGCAATTTAAAATTCAAGAATTACGTGATTTTTCTAAAAAAGAACTCGGCAATAAATTTGATATTAAAGCGTTCCACACGCAAATATTAATTGATGGCGCATTGCCAATGCCAATCCTTGAGGAAAAAATTAAGCGTTGGGTTAAATCTCAAAGCTAA
- a CDS encoding YcgN family cysteine cluster protein, protein MFDQQLANTQFWLKKSLSDMSQNEWEAICDGCGKCCLNTFIDSEDEDEFTATDQLREGEQLIFTNIVCQYLDNKTCGCSEYENRQTLVPSCVKLTKENLKDIFFMPQSCSYRRLHEGRGLASWHPLLNSGDKTKMHELGISVKDKTVKDCDVKLDDFDLYIAEWPTKDAE, encoded by the coding sequence ATGTTTGATCAACAATTAGCAAATACACAATTTTGGCTTAAAAAAAGCTTAAGCGACATGAGTCAAAACGAATGGGAAGCCATTTGTGATGGATGCGGAAAATGTTGTTTAAATACGTTTATTGATAGCGAAGATGAAGACGAATTTACCGCCACCGATCAGTTACGCGAAGGTGAGCAATTAATATTTACTAATATTGTATGTCAGTATCTTGATAACAAAACCTGTGGTTGTAGCGAGTACGAAAACCGCCAAACGCTTGTTCCTTCTTGTGTAAAACTCACAAAAGAAAACCTTAAAGACATCTTTTTTATGCCACAAAGCTGCAGCTACCGTCGTTTACATGAAGGTCGTGGTTTGGCTTCTTGGCACCCATTATTAAACAGTGGCGATAAAACAAAGATGCATGAGCTAGGTATTTCTGTAAAAGACAAAACAGTAAAAGATTGCGATGTAAAGCTAGACGACTTTGATTTGTACATTGCAGAGTGGCCAACAAAGGACGCTGAGTAA
- a CDS encoding RNA methyltransferase produces the protein MSKQQAVIGLINPKSPTNVGGVLRAAGCYDAKQVFFTGNRYLNAKKFHTDTKNALERIPLTETNSLEAVKPEGATVVVIELIEGATPLPEFKHPENAFYVFGPEDGSVPKDVLKWCDEVVYIPTIGCMNLAATCNVVLYDRLAKLGGVESSDDTIISSRDTNNKMRWQKS, from the coding sequence ATGAGCAAACAACAAGCGGTAATTGGTTTAATCAATCCTAAAAGCCCGACTAATGTTGGCGGTGTATTGCGTGCAGCAGGTTGTTACGATGCGAAACAAGTGTTTTTTACAGGTAATCGTTACTTAAACGCTAAAAAGTTTCATACCGATACTAAGAACGCACTTGAGCGTATCCCTTTAACTGAAACTAATAGTTTAGAAGCGGTAAAACCAGAGGGCGCAACCGTTGTTGTTATTGAGCTTATTGAAGGTGCAACACCTTTACCTGAGTTTAAGCATCCTGAAAATGCGTTCTATGTTTTTGGCCCTGAAGATGGCTCTGTGCCAAAAGACGTTTTAAAGTGGTGTGATGAAGTGGTATATATTCCAACTATTGGCTGCATGAACTTAGCGGCTACCTGTAATGTTGTTTTGTATGATCGCTTAGCTAAATTAGGCGGCGTTGAGAGTAGTGACGATACTATTATTAGCTCACGTGATACAAACAATAAAATGAGGTGGCAAAAAAGCTGA
- a CDS encoding substrate-binding periplasmic protein produces the protein MRWFYFILLLTSSNCFAETSVEYYKNGTQHVLTGHYHKSGVLYEAKNPKQTLHLATLDWPPYIGNNLCNKGWVYQFSIALLNSKGYSVYIEFLPWARAVRNVELGKADILMPEYFIEDTAPSDYVNGKTRRELLGLSNSFKGGEIAFLKRKGDIDRFTGNLKSLKGQKIGVVRGYQNTPEFDAMMDNAEFEVITSVDDLQLVQLLVAKRVDLIIGDPQVLKFSVTYSSLTKPEKQSLLSSIEQESIPLQYNPLYFAISKLTPKWLLVLEDINEGLYQFHNSGEIDRIINTTNTQCKP, from the coding sequence ATGCGCTGGTTTTATTTTATATTATTACTGACAAGTAGTAATTGTTTTGCTGAAACATCAGTTGAGTATTATAAAAATGGTACTCAACATGTTTTAACTGGACATTACCACAAATCAGGAGTGCTCTATGAAGCGAAAAACCCCAAACAAACACTCCATTTAGCCACACTCGATTGGCCTCCTTATATTGGTAATAATTTATGTAATAAAGGCTGGGTTTATCAATTTTCAATTGCTCTATTAAATAGTAAGGGCTACAGCGTATATATTGAATTTTTGCCTTGGGCAAGAGCTGTACGAAATGTAGAACTAGGCAAAGCTGATATATTAATGCCTGAATACTTTATAGAAGATACAGCCCCCTCCGATTATGTTAATGGTAAAACACGTCGAGAATTACTCGGTTTATCTAATTCGTTTAAAGGTGGCGAAATTGCATTTTTAAAAAGGAAAGGCGATATAGACCGTTTCACTGGAAACTTAAAATCGCTTAAAGGGCAAAAGATTGGTGTTGTTCGTGGGTATCAAAATACGCCTGAGTTTGATGCCATGATGGACAATGCTGAGTTTGAAGTTATTACCTCTGTTGATGATTTACAGCTTGTTCAGCTTCTGGTTGCTAAACGTGTTGATTTGATTATAGGCGACCCTCAAGTTCTTAAATTCTCTGTAACTTATTCTTCTTTAACTAAACCTGAAAAACAATCTTTGCTTTCTTCCATTGAACAAGAAAGCATTCCTCTGCAATACAACCCTTTATATTTTGCTATTAGTAAGCTTACACCTAAATGGCTTTTAGTCTTAGAGGACATAAATGAAGGGCTTTATCAGTTTCATAATAGTGGCGAGATAGACCGTATTATCAATACGACAAATACTCAATGTAAGCCATAA
- a CDS encoding sugar MFS transporter yields the protein MSEINTNQSFAVNEQPNKNYLFPLTAMTTLFFLWGFITVLNDVLIPRLKGVFDLSFFEAMLVQFCFFGAYFIVSIPAGILVKQFGYKKGILTGLIVASIGCMLFYPAVVVHEYWLFLSALFVLAAGVTVLQVSANPYVAALGSEKTASSRLNLAQALNALGTTVGPYVGGLLFFGTAGSLAASAATAESVKVPYLMLAGALLLIAIIFAFIKLPEIEAHKEKSNTAVESRSLTQAPHLTMGVLAIFCYVGGEVAIGSFLVNYFGEAHIAGLEEHTAAALISYYWGGAMVGRFIGSVLLQKIAPSKAIAFNAFSIIALLLITIFTQGDVALYSVLAIGLFNSIMFPTIFSVAIERLGSLTSKGSGWLCLAIVGGALVPLLQGFIADTVNIQQSFFVPMLCYVFIAWYGLNVVRLANKWK from the coding sequence GTGAGTGAAATAAATACAAATCAATCATTCGCGGTCAACGAACAGCCAAATAAAAATTATCTGTTTCCACTGACTGCAATGACGACCCTATTTTTTTTATGGGGTTTTATTACTGTTTTAAACGATGTACTAATACCACGATTAAAAGGCGTATTTGATTTAAGCTTTTTTGAAGCGATGCTAGTACAGTTTTGCTTTTTTGGTGCTTATTTTATTGTTTCTATCCCTGCGGGGATTTTAGTTAAGCAGTTTGGTTACAAAAAAGGGATTTTAACTGGTTTAATTGTGGCTTCAATTGGCTGTATGTTGTTTTATCCTGCTGTTGTAGTACATGAATATTGGCTATTTTTGAGCGCTTTATTTGTACTTGCCGCTGGTGTAACGGTGCTTCAGGTTTCTGCCAATCCTTATGTTGCAGCTCTTGGGAGCGAAAAAACAGCTTCTTCTCGTTTAAATTTGGCACAAGCACTTAATGCGCTTGGTACTACCGTTGGGCCTTATGTAGGTGGTTTATTATTTTTTGGTACAGCAGGTAGTCTAGCTGCTTCTGCAGCAACTGCTGAATCTGTAAAAGTGCCTTATTTAATGCTTGCTGGTGCCTTATTACTTATCGCTATTATATTTGCCTTTATAAAGCTTCCAGAAATTGAAGCCCATAAAGAGAAAAGTAATACTGCAGTAGAATCTCGTTCATTAACTCAAGCACCGCACTTAACTATGGGTGTACTTGCTATATTTTGTTATGTAGGCGGGGAGGTTGCCATTGGCAGCTTTTTAGTTAATTACTTTGGTGAGGCGCACATAGCAGGACTTGAAGAGCATACTGCGGCTGCACTTATTAGTTATTACTGGGGCGGGGCAATGGTAGGGCGTTTTATTGGCTCTGTATTATTACAAAAAATAGCGCCTTCTAAGGCGATCGCATTTAATGCATTTAGTATTATTGCGCTATTGCTGATCACCATTTTTACTCAAGGTGACGTCGCTTTATATTCAGTATTGGCAATTGGTTTATTTAACTCAATTATGTTCCCGACTATATTTTCAGTTGCAATCGAGCGACTAGGATCATTGACCAGTAAGGGTTCTGGTTGGTTGTGCTTAGCTATTGTAGGTGGTGCACTTGTACCATTACTGCAAGGGTTTATAGCTGACACAGTAAATATACAGCAAAGCTTTTTTGTTCCAATGCTATGTTATGTATTTATTGCATGGTACGGATTAAATGTTGTTCGCTTAGCAAATAAGTGGAAATAA
- a CDS encoding methyl-accepting chemotaxis protein produces the protein MLNSLKFTSKVTIAASLILVLVLGLFTFNNYIAMRKQTEQQLSLVLQQNSESVSQNIASWLNAKLAIVISIAKTHKANDSKALTLSQLNTAELAGSFKNTYIGKSSGTFILNDQSVVLPADFDATSRPWYKLVENKSNTAFTTPYIDVTTNELTISAVVPMLQNGQFSGVAGADIDMQTVTKIINDIDFLGLGYGFLLDNKGQVLSHPNAKLNLKNTSDIFGTNTPLQSEFTQYEINGESKLISFTKISGIENVDWYLGVVIDKDKAYVSVSNFGQTAAVFMVIGIITIIIMMQLLLRYLMQPMNRLNDAIKDIAQGEGDLTRRLTVENDDEFGDLSHSFNIFIEKIQHSIEQVKESTEQLDTAIESLVSQTHSSLSMYDDQSKRTDSVAAAINQFSATSMDISNNAESASQLAKNADEHSTQNQEALSHSVTTIHQLSANMEKAQQTINSLNTHTASIGQVLEVIKGVSEQTNLLALNAAIEAARAGEAGRGFAVVADEVRQLAHRTQQSTQEIEDTVSQLQKGSNLAVELMKTSLQDSDKSVQQADAVGNLMSHVIQAIKQINDANHSVASATDEQNQVVKLLDTDIQTISALSIQGKANLNDTLNECTKLKQQFSALENMVQKFKV, from the coding sequence ATGCTTAACTCGTTAAAATTCACTTCCAAAGTGACTATTGCAGCCTCTTTAATTTTGGTTTTGGTGCTAGGGTTATTTACTTTTAATAACTACATTGCGATGCGCAAGCAAACCGAGCAGCAGTTAAGCCTAGTATTACAACAAAATTCCGAATCTGTTTCACAAAATATAGCGAGTTGGTTAAATGCAAAGTTGGCGATTGTTATATCAATTGCTAAAACCCATAAAGCTAATGATTCTAAAGCACTCACCCTTTCACAATTAAATACTGCAGAGCTTGCCGGAAGCTTTAAAAATACGTATATAGGTAAATCCAGCGGCACGTTTATATTAAACGATCAATCAGTTGTTTTACCTGCTGATTTTGATGCGACCTCTCGCCCTTGGTATAAATTAGTCGAAAACAAATCAAATACCGCATTTACAACTCCCTATATTGATGTGACAACTAACGAGCTTACAATTTCAGCGGTAGTACCCATGCTACAAAATGGCCAGTTTAGCGGCGTTGCAGGTGCCGATATTGATATGCAAACCGTGACTAAAATTATTAACGATATTGATTTTTTAGGTCTTGGTTATGGTTTTTTACTCGATAACAAAGGTCAAGTGTTAAGCCATCCTAATGCTAAGTTAAACTTAAAAAATACATCAGACATTTTTGGTACTAATACGCCCTTGCAAAGTGAGTTTACCCAATACGAGATCAACGGAGAGTCTAAGCTTATCTCGTTTACAAAAATTAGTGGTATTGAAAACGTAGATTGGTACCTAGGTGTTGTCATAGATAAAGATAAAGCGTATGTCAGCGTTTCTAACTTTGGCCAAACTGCGGCTGTATTTATGGTGATAGGGATTATTACTATCATTATTATGATGCAGCTTTTATTACGCTATTTAATGCAGCCTATGAACCGTTTAAACGATGCCATTAAAGATATAGCACAAGGCGAAGGCGATTTAACAAGGCGCTTAACCGTTGAAAATGATGATGAGTTTGGCGACTTAAGCCATTCATTTAATATTTTTATCGAAAAAATTCAGCATTCAATAGAGCAAGTAAAAGAGTCCACAGAGCAATTAGATACAGCAATTGAGAGCTTGGTATCACAAACACATTCATCGCTGTCTATGTATGATGATCAAAGTAAACGAACCGATAGTGTTGCAGCGGCTATTAACCAGTTTTCAGCTACATCAATGGATATTTCAAATAATGCAGAGAGTGCATCGCAGCTTGCTAAAAATGCAGATGAGCACTCAACACAAAACCAAGAAGCATTAAGTCACAGTGTTACAACCATCCACCAGCTTTCAGCTAATATGGAGAAAGCTCAGCAAACTATAAACAGTTTAAATACGCACACAGCCAGTATTGGGCAAGTGCTTGAAGTTATTAAAGGTGTAAGCGAGCAAACTAATCTATTGGCACTAAATGCAGCAATAGAAGCCGCTAGAGCAGGAGAGGCAGGACGCGGTTTTGCCGTTGTAGCAGATGAAGTACGCCAATTAGCACACCGCACTCAACAATCAACGCAAGAAATTGAAGACACGGTGAGCCAGTTACAAAAAGGCTCAAACCTTGCTGTAGAGCTTATGAAAACAAGCCTTCAAGACAGTGACAAAAGCGTACAACAAGCAGATGCCGTCGGCAATTTAATGAGTCATGTTATACAAGCTATTAAGCAAATTAACGATGCAAATCATTCTGTGGCCAGTGCAACAGATGAGCAAAACCAAGTCGTTAAGTTATTAGATACTGATATTCAAACAATTAGTGCGCTTTCTATACAAGGCAAGGCTAACTTAAATGACACACTTAACGAATGTACCAAACTAAAACAGCAGTTTAGTGCCTTAGAAAATATGGTTCAAAAGTTTAAAGTATAA